A single Sciurus carolinensis chromosome 15, mSciCar1.2, whole genome shotgun sequence DNA region contains:
- the LOC124965498 gene encoding uncharacterized protein LOC124965498 isoform X2, translating into MDNSAFEMHEEGAWNDLSAGKISTNSKMEKKRQWSLLSIFLVCLLACVITTAIGVLIISLVYINNSQSHLNVQFASGVWPLRTTVGPKGQKAVDPKFQFLNHLPKSKVFEFPGGAIQWARYRNNVKDYLNDEEEAFGTSLNSQKSRMTLGTLRIKSKGLRAPHWHFNANEHGYLVQGTAWIGVVDDGGQVATTYNVTAGQVIFFPQNTLHWIKNVGDEDCFFLLFFSTHDELQTLDVDDVFFSTPEDIASRSLKPEGGIDFIRKFHKQKEDQAVNLPPNLAELVMNASYAQSPDSLVWRYFYDLKGSKEYQFPGGVIQKAQYWKNGSELSNNEKVFSEFLNQHQNTLALSTLRIYNNGLRQPHFHFNANEMGYVLSGCGKVGIINTQSTIEFNIHIGDVVFFPIGTQHYIKNTCDEDLLFILAFSTGDQLQTLDMDDYMQATSDHILAQLFFRKQSEFKKIPKFKEDQAINLP; encoded by the exons ATGGACAACTCAGCATTTGAAATGCATGAAGAAGGAGCATGGAATGATTTGTCTGCGGGTAAGATCAGCACCAACTCTAAAATG gaaaagaagaggcaGTGGTCATTGTTGAGCATTTTCCTGGTGTGTCTCTTGGCCTGTGTCATCACTACAGCCATAGGAGTACTGATTATCTCCTTGGTTTACATTAACAACTCCCAGTCTCATTTAAATGTTCAGTTTGCATCTGGAGTCTGGCCTCTGCGAACAACAGTGGGTCCTAAAGGACAAAAGGCAGTTGATCCAAAATTCCAGTTTCTTAATCATTTACCTAAATCCAAG gtGTTTGAGTTCCCTGGTGGTGCAATCCAGTGGGCCCGGTACAGGAACAATGTCAAAGACTATCTCAATGATGAAGAAGAGGCCTTTGGCACTAGCTTGAACAGTCAGAAATCACGGATGACTCTGGGGACCTTGAGAATAAAAAGCAAGGGCCTCCGGGCCCCTCACTGGCACTTCAATGCTAATGAACATGGCTATCTGGTACAG gGAACAGCATGGATTGGGGTAGTTGATGATGGTGGTCAGGTGGCTACCACATACAATGTCACAGCTGGTCAAGTGATCTTCTTCCCCCAAAACACACTGCACTGGATAAAGAATGTGGGTGATGAAGACTgctttttcttactctttttttctacACATGACGAACTTCAGACTCTGGATGTtgatgatgtatttttttctacacCTGAAGACATTGCTTCAAGGTCACTTAAG CCTGAAGGTGGAATTGATTTCATTAGAAAATTCCATAAGCAAAAAGAGGATCAGGCAGTCAATCTTCCTCCCAACTTGGCAGAACTGGTTATGAACGCTAGTTATGCGCAGTCTCCTGACAGCCTTGTGTGGAGATACTTTTATGACCTTAAAG GTTCAAAAGAATATCAGTTTCCAGGAGGAGTAATACAAAAGGCACAATACTGGAAGAATGGAAGTGAACTCAGCAACAATGAAAAAGTTTTCAGTGAATTCCTTAATCAG cATCAAAATACCCTCGCTTTGAGTACACTGAGAATTTATAACAATGGATTACGACaaccacattttcattttaatgcaaATGAAATGGGATATGTGTTAAGTGGATGTGGAAAG GTTGGCATTATTAATACTCAGAGTACCATAGAGTTTAACATTCACATTGGAGATGTGGTATTTTTCCCCATTGGAACCCAGCATTACATTAAGAACACATGTGATGAGGATTTGCTTTTCATTCTTGCCTTCAGCACTGGAGATCAG CTGCAAACCCTTGACATGGATGATTATATGCAAGCCACTTCAGATCACATCTTGGCCCAGCTTTTCTTCAGGAAGCAAAGTGAGTTTAAGAAGATCCCAAAATTCAAGGAGGACCAGGCAATTAACCTGCCTTAG
- the LOC124965498 gene encoding uncharacterized protein LOC124965498 isoform X1: protein MLHSWELGRISVFWWLKDGSELLSAFCQWTTQHLKCMKKEHGMICLREKKRQWSLLSIFLVCLLACVITTAIGVLIISLVYINNSQSHLNVQFASGVWPLRTTVGPKGQKAVDPKFQFLNHLPKSKVFEFPGGAIQWARYRNNVKDYLNDEEEAFGTSLNSQKSRMTLGTLRIKSKGLRAPHWHFNANEHGYLVQGTAWIGVVDDGGQVATTYNVTAGQVIFFPQNTLHWIKNVGDEDCFFLLFFSTHDELQTLDVDDVFFSTPEDIASRSLKPEGGIDFIRKFHKQKEDQAVNLPPNLAELVMNASYAQSPDSLVWRYFYDLKGSKEYQFPGGVIQKAQYWKNGSELSNNEKVFSEFLNQHQNTLALSTLRIYNNGLRQPHFHFNANEMGYVLSGCGKVGIINTQSTIEFNIHIGDVVFFPIGTQHYIKNTCDEDLLFILAFSTGDQLQTLDMDDYMQATSDHILAQLFFRKQSEFKKIPKFKEDQAINLP from the exons tgaaCTGCTTTCTGCCTTTTGCCAATGGACAACTCAGCATTTGAAATGCATGAAGAAGGAGCATGGAATGATTTGTCTGCGG gaaaagaagaggcaGTGGTCATTGTTGAGCATTTTCCTGGTGTGTCTCTTGGCCTGTGTCATCACTACAGCCATAGGAGTACTGATTATCTCCTTGGTTTACATTAACAACTCCCAGTCTCATTTAAATGTTCAGTTTGCATCTGGAGTCTGGCCTCTGCGAACAACAGTGGGTCCTAAAGGACAAAAGGCAGTTGATCCAAAATTCCAGTTTCTTAATCATTTACCTAAATCCAAG gtGTTTGAGTTCCCTGGTGGTGCAATCCAGTGGGCCCGGTACAGGAACAATGTCAAAGACTATCTCAATGATGAAGAAGAGGCCTTTGGCACTAGCTTGAACAGTCAGAAATCACGGATGACTCTGGGGACCTTGAGAATAAAAAGCAAGGGCCTCCGGGCCCCTCACTGGCACTTCAATGCTAATGAACATGGCTATCTGGTACAG gGAACAGCATGGATTGGGGTAGTTGATGATGGTGGTCAGGTGGCTACCACATACAATGTCACAGCTGGTCAAGTGATCTTCTTCCCCCAAAACACACTGCACTGGATAAAGAATGTGGGTGATGAAGACTgctttttcttactctttttttctacACATGACGAACTTCAGACTCTGGATGTtgatgatgtatttttttctacacCTGAAGACATTGCTTCAAGGTCACTTAAG CCTGAAGGTGGAATTGATTTCATTAGAAAATTCCATAAGCAAAAAGAGGATCAGGCAGTCAATCTTCCTCCCAACTTGGCAGAACTGGTTATGAACGCTAGTTATGCGCAGTCTCCTGACAGCCTTGTGTGGAGATACTTTTATGACCTTAAAG GTTCAAAAGAATATCAGTTTCCAGGAGGAGTAATACAAAAGGCACAATACTGGAAGAATGGAAGTGAACTCAGCAACAATGAAAAAGTTTTCAGTGAATTCCTTAATCAG cATCAAAATACCCTCGCTTTGAGTACACTGAGAATTTATAACAATGGATTACGACaaccacattttcattttaatgcaaATGAAATGGGATATGTGTTAAGTGGATGTGGAAAG GTTGGCATTATTAATACTCAGAGTACCATAGAGTTTAACATTCACATTGGAGATGTGGTATTTTTCCCCATTGGAACCCAGCATTACATTAAGAACACATGTGATGAGGATTTGCTTTTCATTCTTGCCTTCAGCACTGGAGATCAG CTGCAAACCCTTGACATGGATGATTATATGCAAGCCACTTCAGATCACATCTTGGCCCAGCTTTTCTTCAGGAAGCAAAGTGAGTTTAAGAAGATCCCAAAATTCAAGGAGGACCAGGCAATTAACCTGCCTTAG